Proteins encoded in a region of the Populus nigra chromosome 3, ddPopNigr1.1, whole genome shotgun sequence genome:
- the LOC133687874 gene encoding pentatricopeptide repeat-containing protein At2g06000 has translation MTLFSLTGPFRVRASTIAIARFHGQTQGGSRFYPDRQVIQNPESWFVKVVSTLFVNSHSLDACLNYLCEKLTPLIAFEVIKRFNNPKVGFKFLEFSRLNLNVNHCYSTYNLLMRSLCQMGHHDLVNIVFDYMGSDGHLPDSKLLGFMVTWMAQASDFDMVKKLLAEVQGKEVRINSFVYNNLLSVLVKQNQVHEAIYLFKEYLVMQSPPDTWTFNILIRGLCRVGGVDRAFEFFKDMESFGCLPDVVTYNTLINGLCKANEVQRGCELFKEIQSRSDCSPDIVTYTSIISGFCKSGKMKEALNLFEEMMRSGIQPNVITFNVLIDGFGKIGNIAEAEAMYRKMAYFDCSADVVTFTSLIDGYCRAGQVNHGLKFWNVMKTRNVSPTVYTYAVLINALCKENRLNEARDFLGQIKNSSIIPKPFMYNPVIDGFCKAGNVDEGNVILKEMEEKRCDPDKVTFTILIIGHCVKGRMFEAINIFNRMLATRCAPDNITVNSLISCLLKAGMPNEAYRIRKMALEDRNLGLSSFEKAIPLRTNTDIPVAV, from the coding sequence ATGACCCTCTTTTCTTTAACTGGACCTTTCAGGGTTCGAGCATCCACTATTGCCATTGCCCGTTTTCACGGTCAAACTCAAGGAGGATCTCGCTTTTACCCTGATAGACAGGTAATTCAAAACCCAGAATCTTGGTTTGTCAAAGTAGTTTCCACACTTTTTGTCAATTCACATTCTTTGGATGCTTGTTTGAATTACTTGTGTGAAAAGTTGACACCTTTGATTGCATTTGAGGTAATCAAAAGGTTTAATAATCCAAAAGTGGGTTTCAAGTTTTTGGAGTTCAGTAGATTGAATTTGAATGTCAATCATTGCTATTCCACTTATAATTTGCTTATGAGGTCCTTATGTCAAATGGGTCACCATGATTTGGtgaatattgtgtttgattacaTGGGAAGTGATGGGCATTTGCCTGATAGTAAACTTTTAGGATTTATGGTAACTTGGATGGCGCAGGCGAGCGATTTTGATATGGTTAAGAAATTGCTTGCTGAGGTTCAGGGTAAGGAGGTTCGCATTAATTCATTTGTCTATAATAATTTGTTGAGTGTGTTGGTTAAGCAGAATCAAGTGCACGAGGCCATTTACCTGTTTAAAGAGTATTTGGTAATGCAATCTCCTCCTGACACTTGGACTTTTAATATTCTTATCCGAGGTCTTTGCAGAGTAGGGGGTGTGGATAgagcttttgaatttttcaaggaTATGGAGAGTTTTGGATGTTTACCTGATGTTGTCACATATAATACTCTTATAAATGGATTGTGCAAGGCAAATGAAGTACAGAGAGGGTGTGAATTGTTCAAGGAAATTCAGTCTAGAAGTGATTGTTCACCAGACATTGTGACTTATACATCAATTATATCGGGGTTTTGCAAGTCAGGTAAGATGAAGGAGGCCTTGAATTTATTTGAGGAGATGATGAGGTCTGGGATTCAGCCCAATGTAATCACTTTTAATGTTCTTATTGATGGCTTTGGCAAGATTGGGAACATAGCTGAAGCAGAAGCAATGTACAGAAAGATGGCATATTTTGATTGCTCAGCTGATGTAGTCACCTTCACTTCCTTGATTGATGGCTACTGTCGAGCTGGTCAAGTGAACCACGGCTTGAAGTTTTGGAATGTGATGAAAACAAGAAATGTATCTCCAACTGTTTATACTTATGCTGTTCTCATTAATGCTCTTTGCAAGGAGAATAGACTTAATGAAGCTCGTGATTTTCTGGGGCAAATAAAGAATAGTAGTATAATTCCAAAACCATTTATGTACAATCCTGTGATTGATGGGTTCTGCAAGGCTGGCAATGTGGATGAGGGGAATGTGATTCTAAAAGAGATGGAAGAGAAGAGATGTGACCCTGATAAGGTGACATTTACCATTCTTATTATCGGGCATTGCGTGAAAGGAAGAATGTTTGAagcaattaatatttttaatagaatGTTGGCAACCAGGTGTGCCCCTGATAACATCACAGTTAATTCTTTGATATCCTGCCTTTTGAAGGCTGGGATGCCTAATGAAGCCTATCGCATTAGGAAAATGGCATTAGAGGATCGTAACTTGGGTTTGTCATCTTTTGAGAAAGCTATTCCTTTGAGGACAAATACAGACATCCCAGTGGCAGTTTGA
- the LOC133687875 gene encoding thiol protease aleurain-like — protein sequence MARVTGLVVSSILFLLCCVAAGSSFDESNLIKLVSDRLHDFESSVVKVLGQSRRALSFARFAHRHGKRYETEGEMKLRFAIFSESLDLIRSTNKKGLPYTLGLNQFADWTWQEFQKYRLGAAQNCSATTRGNHKLTNAVLPETKDWREEGIVSPVKNQGHCGSCWTFSTTGALEAAYHQAFGKGISLSEQQLVDCARAFNNFGCNGGLPSQAFEYIKFNGGLDTEEAYPYTGKDEACKFSSENVGVRVVESVNITLGAEDELKHAVAFVRPVSVAFEVVGSFRLYKEGVYTTNTCGSTPMDVNHAVLAVGYGVENGIPYWLIKNSWGEDWGDNGYFKMEMGKNMCGIATCASYPVVAA from the exons ATGGCTCGTGTCACTGGGTTGGTGGTCTCATCGATCTTGTTCCTGCTATGCTGCGTTGCAGCGGGGTCAAGTTTCGATGAATCCAATCTAATCAAACTCGTATCTGACCGTCTCCATGACTTCGAATCTTCTGTTGTTAAGGTCTTAGGCCAATCTCGTCGGGCTCTCTCCTTTGCTCGTTTTGCTCACAG GCATGGAAAGAGGTATGAGACAGAGGGGGAGATGAAGTTGAGGTTTGCAATATTCTCGGAGAGTTTGGATTTGATTAGATCCACCAATAAAAAGGGCTTGCCTTACACTCTTGGTCTTAATC AATTTGCTGATTGGACATGGCAAGAGTTCCAAAAGTACAGACTGGGAGCTGCCCAAAATTGCTCTGCAACCACAAGGGGCAATCACAAGCTTACCAACGCTGTTCTTCCTGAAACG AAAGACTGGAGGGAAGAAGGCATAGTCAGTCCCGTTAAGAATCAAGGTCACTGTGGATCTTGCTGGACTTtcag TACCACTGGAGCTCTAGAGGCTGCTTACCACCAGGCTTTTGGGAAAGGAATCTCTCTGTCTGAACAGCAGCTTGTGGACTGTGCTAGAGCATTTAATAACTTTGGCTGCAATGGTGGATTGCCATCCCAAGCCTTTGAATACATTAAATTCAATGGTGGCCTTGACACCGAAGAAGCATATCCTTACACTGGAAAAGATGAAGCCTGCAAGTTCTCATCGGAGAACGTTGGTGTCCGAGTTGTCGAATCAGTGAACATTACACTG GGTGCTGAAGACGAATTGAAGCATGCAGTTGCATTTGTTCGTCCAGTTAGCGTTGCATTCGAGGTAGTAGGTAGTTTCCGTCTGTACAAGGAAGGAGTTTACACCACCAACACTTGTGGCAGTACTCCCATG GATGTGAACCATGCTGTTCTTGCAGTTGGTTATGGAGTTGAGAATGGTATCCCATATTGGCTGATCAAGAACTCTTGGGGAGAAGACTGGGGCGACAACGGTTACTTTAAGATGGAGATGGGGAAGAACATGTGTG gTATTGCAACCTGTGCATCATATCCTGTCGTGGCAGCTTGA